The genomic segment AACCCGGGCGCTGGCTTTGCAACGACACCATGCATCTGTTGCTTCAGGTAATCGACCGCAAGGAAATTGACCTGGCGATTACCGACGCCGGCACCAACAGTATCGGCTGGGAAAGATTTGTCTGGGATTACTTTCCGATTCTCAACCTGAGCCGCCCGGCCCTGGAAGAGCGCCCCTGCGAAATCATGGGCTCCCTATGCACGCCGGACGACCTCTGGGGAAACTCGTACTGGGGCGAAGACCTTAAGGCCGGAGACTATCTTCTGATTCCCAACCAGGGCGCCTACACCTATAGTTTAAGACAACAATTTATTAAAACGGCAGCCCCGGTCGTCAACCTGGCCTGCGAACCTATCTGATAAAAAAGGAAATCGCACATGGGTAAGCTTTCTGAATCGGCGCCAACCAGCGCCGGACTTGAAGAAGTTGTGATCAGCACCTCCAAAATCTGTTTTATCGACGGCGTCAACGGCAGACTTTTGTATCGGGGCTATGATGTTCTGGAACTCGCTGAAAAAAGTTCCTTCGAGGAGGTCGCCTACCTCCTCTGGTACCACTGTCTGCCGCGACAGACCGAGTTTCAGGCCTTTCTCGATGGGTTCAGCGGCTCCCTCGATTTGCCGATTGAAACCATCATGATCCTGCGCATGTTCCCTAAGGTTGCCACCCCGATGGAAGTCCTGCGTACCGCGGTCTCCTCCCTGGGCCATTGGGATCCGGACAGCGGCAATACCCGGCTTGACGCCTGCCTGCGCAAGGCCCAGCGAATCACGGAAAGGATCCCGTTGCTGATTTCGGCCATGCAGCGCCTGCGTTCCGGACATGAGCCGGTAAAACCGATTGACAACCAGAGCATTGCTTACAACTTTCTTTATACCCTGCACAATCGGGAACCGGAAGCGACGCTGGTCAAAGCCTTCGACAGCGCCCTCATTCTTCATGCCGACCACGAACTCAACGCCTCGACTTTTGCCGCGCGGGTGACAGCCTCCACCATGGCGGATCTTTATTCTTCGGTCACCAGCGCCATCGGAACCTTGAAAGGCCCACTCCATGGCGGTGCCAATATCGAAGTCATGC from the Pseudomonadota bacterium genome contains:
- a CDS encoding decarboxylase, which codes for PGRWLCNDTMHLLLQVIDRKEIDLAITDAGTNSIGWERFVWDYFPILNLSRPALEERPCEIMGSLCTPDDLWGNSYWGEDLKAGDYLLIPNQGAYTYSLRQQFIKTAAPVVNLACEPI
- a CDS encoding citrate synthase (catalyzes the formation of citrate from acetyl-CoA and oxaloacetate) codes for the protein MGKLSESAPTSAGLEEVVISTSKICFIDGVNGRLLYRGYDVLELAEKSSFEEVAYLLWYHCLPRQTEFQAFLDGFSGSLDLPIETIMILRMFPKVATPMEVLRTAVSSLGHWDPDSGNTRLDACLRKAQRITERIPLLISAMQRLRSGHEPVKPIDNQSIAYNFLYTLHNREPEATLVKAFDSALILHADHELNASTFAARVTASTMADLYSSVTSAIGTLKGPLHGGANIEVMRVLKEIEKTEKVESWVRQRLQNKKKIPGFGHRVYRCEDPRVAPLRQQARQCAELVGNLHFYELTRALEKTVTNLTGLFPNVDLYSASLYHAMEIPEELFTPIFAMSRVVGWTSHIFEQWRQNRLIRPRAEYVGPASLSYVPIQERDSKTEPQ